The following are from one region of the Primulina eburnea isolate SZY01 chromosome 17, ASM2296580v1, whole genome shotgun sequence genome:
- the LOC140818780 gene encoding uncharacterized protein, giving the protein MAPKKVKGNLGSSSSFDRTRFVSDAAQARYEHAKINRNPITERGFRRQREDRYVGPLVDLDRRSWEKFGAQPRAAVVSIVREFYANAGEKTDDKAFVRGKLVSFDSEIINAFLETPEVDDSTFQALVANPDYTVIIDTLCHPGAIWKPVGGSPSCFDEKYLKADNALWYLFLARRMMPVSHKSEVQKERAVVLYAISQGYPINVGKLINSQILISVNNRHIGLFFPCLISELCAMAGVVFRDDEEWLQPMKPICIQDWQRKYAKRRLEFRTDEGDTGGSSTAVPRRQQPHRRSLNEKVDETLAFMAHQERVNLNHNEHISYLESMMHTMMAHRGVDPGTIPPPPPFISPFNFQYDYQPQGNASGVPPPDNDEDE; this is encoded by the coding sequence ATGGCTCCCAAGAAGGTGAAAGGTAATCTCGGGTCTTCTTCTTCGTTTGATAGAACTCGATTTGTTAGTGATGCGGCGCAGGCTCGGTATGAACATGCCAAAATCAATAGAAACCCGATTACCGAGCGGGGATTTCGTAGACAAAGGGAGGATCGATACGTTGGGCCTCTTGTGGATTTGGATAGGCGCAGCTGGGAGAAATTTGGAGCTCAACCGAGAGCGGCGGTGGTCTCGATCGTGCGAGAATTTTACGCAAATGCGGGTGAGAAGACGGATGACAAAGCTTTTGTTCGGGGTAAACTTGTGTCATTTGATTCTGAGATAATCAATGCTTTTTTAGAAACGCCCGAGGTCGACGATTCCACCTTCCAGGCTTTGGTTGCTAACCCCGATTATACTGTGATAATCGACACCCTGTGTCATCCAGGGGCGATCTGGAAACCAGTAGGGGGATCACCGAGTtgttttgatgaaaaatatctGAAGGCCGATAATGCTCTTTGGTATTTGTTTTTGGCAAGGAGAATGATGCCGGTGTCACACAAAAGTGAAGTTCAAAAAGAGCGAGCCGTGGTGCTATATGCTATATCTCAGGGTTACCCAATCAATGTGGGAAAGCTTATcaattctcaaattttgataAGCGTTAATAACAGACATATCGGTCTTTTCTTTCCATGTCTCATATCAGAGTTGTGTGCAATGGCAGGCGTTGTGTTCCGTGATGATGAAGAGTGGCTGCAACCAATGAAGCCCATTTGTATCCAGGACTGGCAGCGTAAGTATGCTAAACGACGTTTAGAATTCAGGACGGATGAGGGCGATACAGGTGGATCGAGCACCGCCGTCCCGCGTCGCCAACAACCCCACAGACGGTCCCTAAACGAGAAAGTAGATGAAACTCTTGCCTTCATGGCACACCAGGAACGAGTTAACTTGAACCACAATgaacatatatcatatttggAGTCCATGATGCATACAATGATGGCCCATAGAGGTGTTGACCCAGGGACCATTCCTCCACCTCCTCCGTTCATTTCTCCGTTCAATTTTCAGTATGACTATCAGCCACAGGGGAATGCATCGGGAGTGCCACCACCAGATAATGACGAGGATGAGTGA